The following proteins come from a genomic window of Aquimarina sp. MAR_2010_214:
- a CDS encoding efflux RND transporter periplasmic adaptor subunit, whose product MRKIILSILGILLIVAAYFGARTIIDSKKRFRPKPAKVIKTVFVDTVKNKTIPIQIAANGNLTAKRRLELYAEVQGIFKGGTHLFKTGQKYQRGQALIRIDASEYYASVQSAKSNLYNLVTSIMPDLRLDYPDIYEKWQGYLNTFDMSKATPKLPEVTSEKEKYFITGRNIYTTYYNVKNLEQRLAKYTISAPFNGVLTEALVTEGTLIRQGQKLGEYIDTKVYEMQVAIGKEYGDLLRVGESVELSNLNKTKTFTGKVSRINSSVNQATQTITTFIEVADPSLREGMYLEANLDAKKEENAIEIERGLLQEGDKIFVVRDSILDIINVKPVYFSDKKVVLKGIPEETIILSKSVPGAYAGMLIKIYQEKKVNNNVHSDSSASTAKKQ is encoded by the coding sequence ATGAGAAAAATTATACTTTCAATCCTTGGGATACTTTTGATTGTGGCAGCGTATTTTGGTGCCAGAACAATAATAGACAGTAAAAAAAGATTTAGACCCAAACCTGCAAAAGTGATAAAAACTGTTTTTGTAGATACGGTAAAAAATAAAACTATTCCTATACAAATTGCAGCAAATGGTAATTTAACTGCAAAAAGAAGATTAGAACTGTACGCCGAAGTTCAGGGGATTTTTAAAGGGGGAACTCACTTATTTAAAACAGGGCAAAAATATCAAAGAGGACAAGCATTGATAAGGATTGATGCATCAGAATATTATGCTAGTGTGCAATCTGCCAAGAGTAATTTATACAATCTGGTCACCTCTATTATGCCGGATTTGCGATTGGATTATCCAGATATTTATGAAAAATGGCAAGGATATCTCAATACCTTTGACATGAGTAAAGCCACACCAAAACTGCCAGAAGTTACTTCAGAAAAAGAAAAATATTTTATAACAGGAAGAAATATTTATACCACCTATTACAATGTGAAAAACCTGGAGCAGCGATTGGCAAAATATACCATCTCTGCCCCTTTTAATGGGGTGCTTACCGAAGCTCTGGTAACCGAGGGGACGTTAATTCGCCAGGGACAAAAATTAGGAGAGTACATCGATACCAAAGTATATGAAATGCAGGTTGCTATCGGGAAAGAATATGGAGATCTGCTTCGTGTTGGGGAATCTGTAGAACTTTCTAACCTTAATAAAACAAAGACATTTACAGGAAAGGTATCTAGAATTAATAGTAGTGTTAATCAAGCCACCCAGACGATCACAACTTTTATCGAAGTAGCAGACCCGTCTCTTAGAGAAGGTATGTATCTCGAAGCCAATCTTGATGCTAAGAAAGAAGAAAATGCTATCGAAATTGAAAGAGGATTGCTTCAGGAAGGAGATAAGATATTTGTAGTAAGAGATAGTATTCTTGATATTATCAATGTAAAACCGGTATATTTTTCTGATAAAAAAGTGGTGCTGAAGGGAATTCCTGAAGAAACCATAATTTTATCCAAGAGTGTTCCGGGAGCATATGCAGGAATGCTGATCAAGATCTACCAGGAAAAGAAAGTAAATAATAATGTGCATAGTGATAGTTCTGCTAGTACAGCTAAAAAACAATAG
- a CDS encoding ABC-F family ATP-binding cassette domain-containing protein, which translates to MLNIHNLSISFGGEYLFEEISFRLNAGDRVGLIGKNGAGKSTMLKILSKEQEPDSGQIAMDKEIKIGFLKQDIDFVLGRTVLEEAYEAFIEIKKAERDIDAINAQLAERTDYESEKYNQLITDLSDLTHHYEILGGYNYQGETERVLQGLGFAREDFNKLTDTFSGGWRMRIELAKLLLQNNDILLLDEPTNHLDIESIIWLENFLKNYAGVVVIVSHDKMFLDNVTNRTIEISLGRIYDYNKPYSKYLVLRKEIREQQLATQKNQSKQIEQTEKLIEKFRAKASKASMAQSLIKKLDKIDRIEVDEDDNAVMNISFPIHVQPGKVVIEADSVGKNYGDKEILKDIDLLVERGSKIAFVGQNGQGKSTLAKIIIDEISYTGEFKLGHNVQIGYFAQNQSEYLDGELTVHDTMIHAADEKTRTKVRDMLGSFLFRGDEVDKKVKVLSGGERNRLALCKMLLQPFNVLVMDEPTNHLDIKSKNVLKEALKNFDGTLILVSHDRDFLQGLSNTVYEFKNKKIKEYLGDINFYLEEKRISDLRDIEKKDKQEKIASDTKETAKQSYQDQKKLKSLSNKLSNIESKINKLEREIKEIDVELAINYDQTIAQPNFFDNYQAKKNLLSSLMEDWEALQEEMDVLNGA; encoded by the coding sequence ATGTTAAACATACATAACTTATCGATTTCGTTTGGAGGGGAGTACCTTTTTGAAGAAATAAGCTTCAGATTAAATGCAGGAGATCGAGTTGGATTGATAGGAAAGAATGGTGCAGGGAAATCTACCATGCTTAAGATTTTGTCCAAAGAGCAAGAACCAGATTCTGGTCAGATAGCTATGGATAAAGAGATAAAGATTGGTTTTTTAAAGCAAGATATAGATTTTGTATTAGGACGCACGGTTTTAGAGGAAGCCTACGAAGCCTTCATAGAAATTAAGAAAGCAGAGCGCGATATTGATGCTATTAATGCTCAGCTAGCAGAACGCACGGATTATGAAAGTGAAAAATATAATCAATTAATTACCGATTTAAGTGATCTTACACATCATTATGAGATACTGGGTGGGTATAACTATCAAGGAGAAACAGAAAGGGTCTTACAGGGCCTTGGATTTGCTCGTGAAGATTTTAATAAACTTACCGATACGTTCTCTGGTGGATGGCGTATGAGAATCGAATTAGCAAAGTTGTTATTACAGAATAATGATATTTTACTACTCGATGAGCCTACAAACCACTTAGATATAGAGTCTATTATCTGGCTAGAGAATTTTTTGAAAAATTATGCCGGAGTAGTAGTTATTGTTTCGCATGACAAAATGTTTCTGGATAATGTAACCAACAGGACTATAGAAATATCTTTGGGGCGTATCTATGATTATAACAAACCTTATTCTAAATATTTGGTGCTTCGTAAAGAGATTCGGGAACAGCAATTAGCTACGCAAAAGAACCAATCTAAGCAGATAGAACAGACCGAAAAGCTGATCGAGAAATTTAGAGCAAAAGCTTCTAAAGCCTCTATGGCACAATCTTTAATTAAGAAATTGGATAAGATTGATAGAATAGAAGTAGATGAAGATGATAATGCAGTAATGAATATTAGTTTTCCTATACATGTACAACCGGGAAAAGTAGTTATTGAAGCCGATAGTGTAGGTAAAAATTATGGTGATAAAGAGATTCTCAAAGACATTGATTTACTAGTAGAGAGAGGGTCTAAAATAGCATTTGTAGGTCAGAATGGTCAGGGTAAATCAACATTGGCTAAGATTATCATTGATGAGATATCGTATACCGGAGAGTTTAAGTTGGGGCATAATGTTCAGATAGGGTATTTTGCTCAGAATCAGTCAGAATATCTGGATGGAGAATTGACTGTTCATGATACTATGATCCATGCAGCCGATGAAAAAACACGAACCAAGGTCCGTGATATGTTAGGATCCTTCTTGTTTAGAGGTGATGAAGTGGATAAAAAGGTAAAAGTACTTTCTGGAGGAGAGAGAAACCGATTAGCACTATGTAAAATGCTATTACAGCCTTTTAATGTATTAGTGATGGATGAGCCAACAAACCACTTGGATATCAAATCTAAAAATGTATTAAAAGAAGCTTTGAAAAACTTTGACGGAACCCTGATTTTGGTATCACATGATAGAGATTTTCTGCAAGGATTAAGTAATACCGTTTATGAGTTTAAGAATAAAAAAATCAAAGAATACCTCGGAGATATAAATTTCTACTTAGAAGAAAAAAGAATTAGTGATCTTAGAGATATAGAAAAGAAAGACAAGCAAGAGAAAATTGCTTCTGATACCAAAGAGACAGCAAAGCAATCCTATCAGGATCAGAAAAAACTGAAATCACTTAGTAATAAGTTGAGTAATATAGAATCTAAAATCAATAAGCTCGAAAGAGAAATTAAAGAAATTGATGTAGAACTGGCGATCAATTATGATCAAACTATTGCGCAACCTAACTTTTTTGATAATTACCAGGCAAAAAAAAATCTCTTATCTTCACTAATGGAAGATTGGGAAGCATTACAAGAGGAAATGGATGTATTAAATGGTGCATAA
- a CDS encoding DUF983 domain-containing protein, with protein sequence MNFLKGTKIYSIITGSCPVCQKESMYKESNPYKLSQTLKMQERCSHCNTKYKMEPSFFYGAMYVSYPVGIAFAVAAFVISNLIFKLNLVATFLIIAGTMIAFLPVILRLSRNIWINFFMHYKKEKHSS encoded by the coding sequence ATGAACTTCTTAAAAGGAACAAAGATTTATAGTATTATAACTGGCAGCTGTCCTGTATGCCAGAAAGAAAGCATGTATAAGGAATCCAACCCTTATAAATTAAGCCAGACTTTAAAAATGCAGGAACGTTGTAGTCATTGTAACACCAAATACAAAATGGAGCCTTCTTTTTTTTATGGTGCTATGTATGTGAGTTACCCTGTAGGTATCGCTTTTGCCGTTGCAGCTTTTGTGATTAGCAATCTTATTTTTAAGCTAAATCTAGTGGCTACTTTTCTTATAATTGCCGGAACAATGATTGCTTTTTTGCCTGTTATTTTAAGATTGTCCCGAAATATCTGGATTAACTTTTTTATGCACTACAAAAAAGAAAAACATTCATCGTAA